One window of Triticum dicoccoides isolate Atlit2015 ecotype Zavitan chromosome 5A, WEW_v2.0, whole genome shotgun sequence genomic DNA carries:
- the LOC119303482 gene encoding BTB/POZ and MATH domain-containing protein 4-like isoform X2 — translation MDDDDAGGGGDASPQHEGGGGAVVIERGAGATAPARDAAAASPTSSRSVTETVNGSHRFVIQGYSLAKGMGVGKHIASETFAVGGYQWAIYFYPDGKNPEDNSAYVSVFIALASEGTDVRALFELTLQDQSGRGKHKVHSHFDRALDAGPYTLKYRGSMWGYKRFFRRTALETSDFLKDDCLKINCTVGVVTSTMEYSRPHSLEVPDSDIGYHFGTLLDSQEGADVIFSVAGEKFHAHKLVLAARSSFFRSEFLDPESDEENSEVNTSNEIKEIVIDDMEPKVFQAVLHFMYRDNLVGDDELSASSSDCPIFDTLAGKLLAAADKYELPRLRVLCESYLCKQISVKSVATTLALADRHHATELKSVCLKFAAENLSDALMYLQL, via the exons ATGGACGACGACGAcgccgggggcggcggcgacgcgtCCCCGCAGCACGAGGGCGGGGGCGGGGCGGTGGTGATCGAGCGCGGGGCGGGGGCGACGGCGCCCGCGCGGGACGCCGCGGCGGCCTCGCCGACGAGCTCGCGGTCGGTGACGGAGACGGTGAACGGGTCGCACCGGTTCGTGATCCAGGGCTACTCCCTCGCCAAGGGCATGGGCGTGGGCAAGCACATCGCCAGCGAGACCTTCGCCGTGGGCGGCTACCAGTGGGCGATCTACTTCTACCCGGACGGGAAGAACCCCGAGGACAACTCCGCCTACGTCTCCGTCTTCATCGCGCTCGCCTCCGAGGGCACCGACGTCCGCGCCCTCTTCGAGCTCACCCTCCAGGACCAGAGCGGCCGGGGCAAGCACAAGGTGCACTCCCACTTCGACCGCGCCCTCGACGCCGGGCCCTACACCCTCAAGTACCGCGGATCCATGTG GGGTTATAAAAGGTTTTTTCGACGTACTGCTCTTGAGACATCGGACTTTCTTAAAGACGATTGCTTGAAGATAAATTGTACTGTGGGCGTTGTAACATCAACCATGGAATACTCTAGGCCACATTCTCtagaggttccggattctgacatAGGCTACCATTTTGGGACGCTTTTGGACTCTCAAGAGGGTGCAGATGTTATTTTTAGTGTAGCAGGAGAGAAGTTTCATGCTCATAAGTTAGTGTTGGCTGCCCGATCTTCTTTTTTTAGATCTGAATTTCTTGATCCTGAATCAGATGAAGAAAACAGTGAAGTCAACACAAGTAACGAAATCAAAGAGATTGTCATCGATGACATGGAGCCAAAAGTATTTCAG GCTGTGCTTCACTTCATGTACAGGGACAatcttgttggtgatgacgaattgTCTGCATCAAGCTCAGATTGTCCCATCTTTGATACTTTAGCTGGGAAATTGTTGGCTGCAGCAGACAAATATGAGTTGCCAAGGCTAAGAGTGTTATGTGAATCTTACTTGTGCAAACAGATTTCTGTAAAATCTGTGGCAACTACTCTAGCGCTGGCTGATCGGCATCATGCTACAGAGCTCAAGTCCGTCTGCCTAAAATTTGCTGCTGAGAACCTTTCAG ATGCCCTTATGTATCTGCAGCTGTAA
- the LOC119303482 gene encoding BTB/POZ and MATH domain-containing protein 5-like isoform X1, translated as MDDDDAGGGGDASPQHEGGGGAVVIERGAGATAPARDAAAASPTSSRSVTETVNGSHRFVIQGYSLAKGMGVGKHIASETFAVGGYQWAIYFYPDGKNPEDNSAYVSVFIALASEGTDVRALFELTLQDQSGRGKHKVHSHFDRALDAGPYTLKYRGSMWGYKRFFRRTALETSDFLKDDCLKINCTVGVVTSTMEYSRPHSLEVPDSDIGYHFGTLLDSQEGADVIFSVAGEKFHAHKLVLAARSSFFRSEFLDPESDEENSEVNTSNEIKEIVIDDMEPKVFQAVLHFMYRDNLVGDDELSASSSDCPIFDTLAGKLLAAADKYELPRLRVLCESYLCKQISVKSVATTLALADRHHATELKSVCLKFAAENLSAVIRTDGFDYLKDNCPALQSEILRTVAGCEEECSSGGKSQSVWGQISDGGDTSGRRVRPRV; from the exons ATGGACGACGACGAcgccgggggcggcggcgacgcgtCCCCGCAGCACGAGGGCGGGGGCGGGGCGGTGGTGATCGAGCGCGGGGCGGGGGCGACGGCGCCCGCGCGGGACGCCGCGGCGGCCTCGCCGACGAGCTCGCGGTCGGTGACGGAGACGGTGAACGGGTCGCACCGGTTCGTGATCCAGGGCTACTCCCTCGCCAAGGGCATGGGCGTGGGCAAGCACATCGCCAGCGAGACCTTCGCCGTGGGCGGCTACCAGTGGGCGATCTACTTCTACCCGGACGGGAAGAACCCCGAGGACAACTCCGCCTACGTCTCCGTCTTCATCGCGCTCGCCTCCGAGGGCACCGACGTCCGCGCCCTCTTCGAGCTCACCCTCCAGGACCAGAGCGGCCGGGGCAAGCACAAGGTGCACTCCCACTTCGACCGCGCCCTCGACGCCGGGCCCTACACCCTCAAGTACCGCGGATCCATGTG GGGTTATAAAAGGTTTTTTCGACGTACTGCTCTTGAGACATCGGACTTTCTTAAAGACGATTGCTTGAAGATAAATTGTACTGTGGGCGTTGTAACATCAACCATGGAATACTCTAGGCCACATTCTCtagaggttccggattctgacatAGGCTACCATTTTGGGACGCTTTTGGACTCTCAAGAGGGTGCAGATGTTATTTTTAGTGTAGCAGGAGAGAAGTTTCATGCTCATAAGTTAGTGTTGGCTGCCCGATCTTCTTTTTTTAGATCTGAATTTCTTGATCCTGAATCAGATGAAGAAAACAGTGAAGTCAACACAAGTAACGAAATCAAAGAGATTGTCATCGATGACATGGAGCCAAAAGTATTTCAG GCTGTGCTTCACTTCATGTACAGGGACAatcttgttggtgatgacgaattgTCTGCATCAAGCTCAGATTGTCCCATCTTTGATACTTTAGCTGGGAAATTGTTGGCTGCAGCAGACAAATATGAGTTGCCAAGGCTAAGAGTGTTATGTGAATCTTACTTGTGCAAACAGATTTCTGTAAAATCTGTGGCAACTACTCTAGCGCTGGCTGATCGGCATCATGCTACAGAGCTCAAGTCCGTCTGCCTAAAATTTGCTGCTGAGAACCTTTCAG CTGTAATCCGGACCGACGGATTCGATTACCTCAAAGACAACTGCCCGGCGCTACAGTCAGAGATCCTCCGGACAGTAGCCGGGTGCGAGGAGGAATGCAGCAGCGGGGGCAAGAGCCAGAGCGTGTGGGGCCAGATCTCGGATGGCGGCGACACCAGCGGGCGCAGGGTGAGGCCCAGGGTCtaa